GTGTAGTTGTGCACCACGTACAGGTTCGCGACGCCGAGCACCGCGAAGAACAGCGCCCAGGCGACGTTCAGCTTGTCCCACACGGGGTGCGGCAGCGTGAGCTGCTTGCCCATCATCTTCTCGATCAGGTTGTTGCCGAACGCATAGCGCGCGGCGAGCAACCCGACCGCAAACAGCCAGTACAGCACAGTCGGTTTCCATTGAATGAATTTTTCGTCATGCAGGACGAGGGTGGCGCCACCGAAGACGACGATCACGCCGAGACTGACCCACAGCATCGTGTCGACCTTCCGGTGCCGGAAGGCGACCCAGGCGACCTGGGCCAGCGTCGCGACGATCGCGACGGCGGTGGCGGTGAAGA
This window of the Burkholderia cepacia GG4 genome carries:
- a CDS encoding septation protein A, translated to MKFLFDLFPIILFFAAFKVWGIFTATAVAIVATLAQVAWVAFRHRKVDTMLWVSLGVIVVFGGATLVLHDEKFIQWKPTVLYWLFAVGLLAARYAFGNNLIEKMMGKQLTLPHPVWDKLNVAWALFFAVLGVANLYVVHNYTESQWVNFKLFGTTGAMVVFIILQSLWLTKYLKDE